CGAATGGGAAATAGTGTTATGTGAAGAAGGAAGCACATGCATATGAGCCATCTATTCTGCCCCTTTTTTCTCCTCAATATCCACTTCTATTCAAGCTCCTATTTTAATTCAAAAATAAACTTCGTATATGTTGATTTAGTATTATGTAATCATATATATTTATGAGAGAAGTACAATAAAGCGAGGAATAACCTATGGCAAATAAAGAAATAGACGATATCTTACAAGAAGGCATTCACGGAAAAAAGCAGATAAAAGCTAGTGAACGAAAACGGTACTTAGGAACGATACGCGAGCGGGTAGTCATTGCTCTGACAAATGGACAACTTATGCAAGATAAAGGGTTACAAGAACTAGAACAAGCGATGCAACATCATCCTGGAACAAAGTTATTATTAAATGGTCATGTTGCTTCTCGTTTTATGAAAGAAGAAAAAACATTAGCTGATAAATACAACATCCCCTATACAGCTGTCACAAACAACGAAGCAGAGTCTGATTTGGGTGCAATCTTGACTTATGATTATGCTGTGGATATAGAAGATATCTTTGTGCAAGATCACGATGAAAAGGGATCAGAACAGAAAAAGGAAAACTCATTACTTGCTACCATTAAGAAATGGTTCACCCCTACATCTTAGTTTTCATTGAAAAGATAGGATTACCCCTCGATATATGCTATATAAATTAGTTTCTTATTATTGTATTCCACTAGTACATGAAACGGTGGGTTTCCTTTTTCATACTCCTCTTCCCCAGTCGTGTATAACGCTGTCCCTTCCGGTAGTTTTGTAGCATAGCGATCGCGAAACCACCATGAATTTTGAGTTTTGTTTCTCACTTCCCCAATCTTCTGACCTTTTTCATACTCTTTATCTTGAACCCATTCCAGATCCATCCCATTTCCATACACCTGTCCATCTAACTTGAGAATGTCTGCATCTTGATTATTCTTTACTATGTCGCGAGCTGTCGGATTCCCTCTATTATCCTCATTAGATAGAAACCAAGCAAATACAAAAATCAGTACTAGACTAATAGCTGAAAACGCAACTACTTTAACTTTCATCATATCCCTCACTTATGTATATTCACTCTTCATATTACCATATTCCACCAAACCCAAAACACATGTCATTTAGGAAATAATGGTAATTACAAAAAATCCACCATAAAATATGGCGGATTTTACTTATCGATATGATTTAGGATTTAATGCTTCTTTTACCCCTTCTCCAATAAAGTTAATAGAAAGAATGGTTAAAATCAGCACTAATGCTGGTGGCACCCAAATCCATGGCATATTCTGTAATACTTCTGGTTGTTGAGAGGCAGCTAACATATTGCCCCAACTTGGTACTTCTTGTGGTACACCGAATCCTAAATAACTTAGTCCCGATTCAGCTACAATCATCGTAGCAAACAAAATGGTAGCTTGCACAATCACTGTGGTAAGTACGTTAGGTAATAAGTGCTTGAGAATAATTTTTCCTGGCTTACAACCAATAGAAATGGACGCAAGAATATATTCATTCTCTTTTTCAGATAGGATTTTACTTCTGACAAGGCGGGCTACTCCTCCCCAACCTAGAATACTAAGCACTACAATTAACACCCATATCCCAGACACAATGCCAAATAAGATAGCATTTAATACGATAACAAACACAAGAAACGGAAAGTTTAAAATGAAATCTGTGAAACGCATAAACATACTATCAACCATGCCGCCAAAGTATCCAGCAACAGAGCCAATCAACGTTCCAATAAATAAGATAATGGTAGTACATGAAATCCCTACCAACAAAGAAACTCGTCCACCATAAAGCAATCTTGTAAAGACATCTCGACCACTTGTATCTGTTCCAAACCAATGTTCCGCTGATGGCGCTAGAGACATATCACCAATGTTCACACGAGAAATATCAGCGGTTGTGATATAGGGAGCCAGGAAAGAGAGAATTCCTAAGACAATGAGATAGCACAAGCTAATCATCGCGAGTTTATTCTTCATAAACTTACGTCGGGCCATTGCCCAAGGAGACATGCTCTTTTGTGGCTTAGTTGTCGAA
This genomic stretch from Pontibacillus yanchengensis harbors:
- a CDS encoding YueI family protein, with the protein product MANKEIDDILQEGIHGKKQIKASERKRYLGTIRERVVIALTNGQLMQDKGLQELEQAMQHHPGTKLLLNGHVASRFMKEEKTLADKYNIPYTAVTNNEAESDLGAILTYDYAVDIEDIFVQDHDEKGSEQKKENSLLATIKKWFTPTS
- the opp4C gene encoding oligopeptide ABC transporter permease, with translation MEVVHNKKSQTPNSTTKPQKSMSPWAMARRKFMKNKLAMISLCYLIVLGILSFLAPYITTADISRVNIGDMSLAPSAEHWFGTDTSGRDVFTRLLYGGRVSLLVGISCTTIILFIGTLIGSVAGYFGGMVDSMFMRFTDFILNFPFLVFVIVLNAILFGIVSGIWVLIVVLSILGWGGVARLVRSKILSEKENEYILASISIGCKPGKIILKHLLPNVLTTVIVQATILFATMIVAESGLSYLGFGVPQEVPSWGNMLAASQQPEVLQNMPWIWVPPALVLILTILSINFIGEGVKEALNPKSYR